One stretch of Planococcus sp. PAMC 21323 DNA includes these proteins:
- the csaB gene encoding polysaccharide pyruvyl transferase CsaB, with protein MRVVLSGYYGFDNVGDEAILYAIIHSLKEYQPNIEIVVLSNKPEKTAQTYRVKAVNRWSLKEVRATIKSSDGLISGGGSLLQDETGFKSIPYYAGVIKIAQQLKKPVFVYAQGMGPISNKLNQMIVKHVLNAVQLLTVRDQQSEQLLKKIGVAADIQLVPDPVMGIDASGFHSSWLQQQNFQRKVITVSVRNWANDNYAFQEIASGLDKLAAKGHEIVFVPMHGIHDFKTSQSIEDLMTNNVYIAPHDSTIQEKMAIVKESDVLFGMRLHALIFAAVGTTPFVALSYDPKIDSFAEIVNQPVLGHVESKDWNATGLVEAIEHILSNYPDVHEKLEKEVAPLQKSANATARAVIDSVTRLAAGTN; from the coding sequence GTGAGGGTTGTTTTATCTGGATATTATGGTTTTGACAACGTAGGTGATGAAGCAATTCTCTACGCCATTATCCATTCGTTAAAAGAGTACCAACCAAATATCGAAATTGTTGTTTTATCCAATAAACCAGAAAAAACAGCTCAAACGTATCGTGTAAAAGCCGTAAACCGGTGGAGTTTGAAGGAAGTTCGTGCCACGATCAAGTCTTCTGACGGATTAATTAGCGGAGGCGGGAGCTTGCTTCAAGACGAAACCGGATTTAAAAGTATTCCGTATTATGCCGGTGTTATAAAAATTGCTCAACAATTAAAAAAACCGGTATTCGTCTATGCACAAGGCATGGGGCCAATTAGCAATAAGCTTAACCAAATGATTGTGAAGCATGTATTAAATGCAGTACAGCTATTAACGGTTCGTGATCAACAGTCTGAGCAATTATTGAAAAAAATCGGCGTAGCAGCGGATATTCAACTCGTGCCGGATCCGGTTATGGGCATTGATGCGAGTGGATTTCACAGCAGTTGGCTCCAACAACAAAATTTCCAACGCAAAGTCATCACTGTTTCAGTGCGAAATTGGGCAAACGATAATTACGCTTTCCAAGAAATTGCATCTGGTCTCGATAAGTTAGCAGCTAAAGGACATGAAATCGTTTTTGTGCCCATGCATGGAATACACGACTTTAAAACTTCTCAATCGATTGAAGACTTAATGACCAACAACGTATATATTGCGCCACACGATAGCACCATTCAAGAAAAAATGGCGATTGTGAAAGAGTCTGATGTATTGTTCGGGATGCGTCTGCACGCGTTAATTTTTGCAGCAGTCGGTACTACGCCGTTTGTTGCGTTATCCTATGATCCGAAGATCGATTCATTTGCAGAAATTGTGAACCAGCCAGTACTTGGTCATGTAGAGTCGAAAGATTGGAACGCTACCGGATTAGTAGAAGCTATAGAACATATTCTCTCGAATTATCCAGATGTGCATGAAAAGCTTGAAAAAGAGGTAGCGCCTCTTCAAAAAAGCGCAAATGCTACAGCGCGAGCAGTTATCGACTCAGTTACACGATTAGCTGCCGGAACAAATTGA
- a CDS encoding DUF5693 family protein, whose protein sequence is MKKVLIGILLVALLLTIPTIVQRVQIEESNKSIETIVPYKATVDWMIEDPSLTLDQILSDFKNTGVQSISLEPDTVSSLERKRLITAVSTSRMQEYLLLTQQDLLEEPFTRPGLFIHSNASYDFEKVTEGYFEDQHTFTMNDDEYLFIPGDAGTILSTPVSYDREVIKTVLDADMMVIPRIGNYSEEAQLERVKEDLLAIKQPGIDKVLFSGGEVPFNSDPDGLKNFGEQLNTAGYELMHIEFTEQNGFNQLAYLNDLNLVRLHSLGVTEDNITESAEKIVRAAKERNLRAFFLNIDQKKYEQALPVLQNLQAEVDLDLPASFARGDSRIFETYSVPLWQTVMALFGIVAFLTLAAQSVFQNKKLTLFALSGSALFALLYLVIQQSIILKALALAVAITAPIWAVLLKKEPQKKRYMVKSYAQAVGIAAIGIWLIVVLLSGNQYILGIDLFRGVSLIYIVPIAVVAGYAIWINIKHLSKINAGYWRSLIETFLKASVIYWHIIVIAILSGIALYYFSRTGNDGQAPEIELQIRALLEQILYVRPRTKEFLIGFPLFVLALHIAKSYPKAYYFLLIPGVIGFLSLVNTFTHLHIPLLISLLRSGYSIVFGLIIGLVLIWLYENVWKKIVTIIRVRWQA, encoded by the coding sequence GTGAAAAAAGTATTAATCGGTATCCTCCTTGTTGCATTGTTACTAACCATTCCAACAATCGTTCAACGGGTACAAATAGAAGAATCAAATAAAAGCATCGAAACTATTGTTCCTTATAAAGCCACGGTAGACTGGATGATTGAAGATCCGAGTTTGACATTAGACCAGATATTATCGGATTTTAAAAATACGGGTGTTCAAAGTATCAGCTTAGAACCAGATACCGTTAGTTCTCTTGAACGAAAAAGACTGATTACAGCAGTTAGCACGTCTCGGATGCAAGAATACCTACTGTTAACACAACAAGATCTATTGGAAGAACCTTTTACTAGACCAGGTTTATTTATTCATTCAAACGCTTCGTATGATTTTGAAAAAGTCACAGAAGGCTATTTTGAAGACCAACATACGTTTACCATGAATGACGACGAATATTTGTTTATTCCAGGGGATGCCGGCACGATTCTATCCACACCGGTCTCCTATGATCGAGAAGTGATTAAAACCGTATTAGACGCTGACATGATGGTGATTCCGCGGATCGGAAATTATAGCGAAGAAGCTCAGCTTGAGAGAGTAAAGGAAGATCTACTCGCGATTAAACAACCTGGTATTGACAAAGTATTGTTCAGTGGAGGAGAGGTACCCTTCAATTCAGATCCTGACGGCTTGAAAAACTTTGGTGAACAATTAAACACAGCAGGCTATGAGTTGATGCACATTGAATTTACCGAACAAAACGGTTTTAATCAACTAGCATACCTTAACGACTTAAATCTCGTGCGTCTTCACAGTCTAGGTGTTACAGAAGACAATATTACAGAAAGCGCAGAAAAAATTGTCCGCGCTGCAAAAGAACGAAATTTGCGGGCATTTTTTCTAAACATAGATCAGAAAAAATATGAACAAGCTTTGCCGGTATTGCAAAACTTACAAGCGGAAGTAGATCTAGATTTGCCAGCGAGTTTTGCGCGCGGAGACTCACGGATATTTGAAACTTATAGCGTTCCGTTATGGCAGACCGTAATGGCATTATTTGGGATTGTTGCGTTTCTAACCTTAGCTGCTCAATCTGTATTCCAAAATAAAAAACTAACGCTCTTTGCGCTAAGTGGATCTGCTTTGTTTGCTCTACTATATTTGGTTATTCAACAAAGCATCATTTTAAAGGCACTGGCATTAGCAGTTGCCATTACAGCACCTATTTGGGCAGTTTTATTAAAAAAAGAGCCGCAGAAAAAAAGATATATGGTGAAATCTTATGCGCAAGCAGTTGGTATTGCAGCAATTGGTATTTGGTTAATTGTCGTATTGTTAAGCGGTAATCAATATATACTTGGCATTGATTTGTTTAGAGGCGTGTCATTAATTTATATTGTGCCGATTGCTGTTGTTGCTGGTTATGCAATTTGGATAAATATTAAACATCTTTCTAAGATCAATGCGGGTTATTGGCGTAGTCTAATTGAGACCTTCTTAAAAGCTAGTGTGATTTATTGGCATATTATAGTTATCGCGATACTTAGTGGCATCGCTTTATACTATTTTAGCCGTACAGGTAATGATGGACAGGCTCCAGAAATTGAACTTCAAATACGTGCATTATTAGAACAAATTCTATACGTTAGACCGAGAACAAAAGAGTTTCTCATTGGATTCCCACTCTTTGTATTGGCACTTCATATCGCCAAATCATATCCAAAAGCTTATTACTTCCTGCTCATACCAGGCGTAATTGGGTTTTTATCATTAGTGAATACTTTTACTCATCTTCATATACCACTCTTGATTTCATTACTTAGAAGTGGGTATAGTATAGTTTTCGGGTTAATCATCGGACTTGTATTGATTTGGCTATATGAAAATGTGTGGAAAAAAATAGTGACCATTATAAGAGTGAGGTGGCAGGCGTGA
- a CDS encoding putative polysaccharide biosynthesis protein: MKNTLVKSTLILSIAALLSKILGSLFRIPLQNIAGDEVLGIFTLVYPVYMVALTLSVAGIPIAISKLISEARATNDEQQVKNIFFTSGILALLFGVTSFLILYGFSHQIATVLGGPTTRLSLIVVACTLLIAPYMAVYRGYFQGHQNMTPTAVSQVIEQFIRVGLILLVAIFMVERLYRDEQVAGGIMMGSIIGALGSLVYLRILYNRSSVKVAKRLPYTLADFRSTFKTILKISIPIAIGAITMALLNLIDSVTIPTALKMHGEATEDINSLYGIYGRGLALVQIVTVFASSVILPLIPSISAKLTQNDKVGSRKLIDNTFFLTYLLSVPAAVGLVVLTLPINLGLFTDLQGSMVLAIVSFSSLFTSLTVLGTGVLQGINKARLGAWIIIVGVSIKLVLNLVLVNLYGLVGAAISTAAIYIILFLLNAVAIRKYTGFNFFPKKTGTIVVASLVMGVAIWLPSLLLDFEELSRLAALLYVGAAVAIGGLIYFSLLLVTGAIDQSVLQRIPVINKFITKK, translated from the coding sequence ATGAAAAACACCTTAGTTAAAAGTACATTAATCCTATCCATTGCAGCGTTATTATCAAAAATACTCGGAAGCTTGTTCCGAATTCCGCTTCAAAATATTGCGGGAGATGAAGTGCTCGGTATTTTTACATTAGTATACCCGGTCTATATGGTTGCTTTAACTTTGTCGGTCGCAGGAATTCCAATCGCCATTTCCAAACTGATTTCAGAAGCGCGTGCGACAAATGACGAACAACAAGTCAAAAATATCTTTTTCACTTCTGGTATTTTGGCCTTGCTTTTTGGTGTTACAAGTTTCTTAATTCTGTACGGATTTTCTCATCAAATCGCAACGGTTTTAGGGGGCCCTACAACGCGGCTTTCGTTAATCGTCGTAGCGTGTACATTACTTATTGCACCTTATATGGCAGTCTACAGAGGCTATTTCCAAGGCCATCAAAATATGACGCCGACTGCGGTGTCGCAAGTGATTGAACAATTTATCCGTGTTGGATTAATCCTACTTGTAGCCATTTTTATGGTAGAACGTCTTTACAGAGACGAGCAAGTAGCAGGTGGCATTATGATGGGTTCAATCATTGGTGCGCTTGGTTCACTCGTTTATTTGCGCATATTGTACAATCGATCGTCGGTTAAAGTAGCAAAACGGTTGCCTTATACATTAGCTGATTTTCGTTCAACCTTTAAAACGATTTTAAAAATCTCGATTCCCATCGCTATTGGCGCCATTACAATGGCATTATTAAATTTAATCGATTCAGTGACCATTCCAACCGCATTGAAAATGCATGGTGAAGCAACTGAAGATATCAATTCACTTTATGGAATATACGGAAGAGGCTTAGCGCTTGTTCAAATCGTTACGGTTTTTGCAAGTTCAGTTATTTTGCCGTTAATTCCTTCGATTTCTGCAAAATTAACTCAAAATGATAAGGTCGGCTCAAGAAAGTTGATCGACAATACATTTTTCCTGACGTATTTATTATCCGTTCCAGCTGCAGTAGGGCTTGTCGTTCTAACCTTGCCGATCAATTTAGGTTTGTTTACGGATTTACAAGGCAGTATGGTGCTCGCAATCGTGTCGTTTAGTTCGTTATTTACGTCGTTAACCGTGCTCGGGACGGGCGTTTTACAAGGAATCAATAAAGCACGCCTTGGTGCATGGATTATTATTGTCGGTGTTTCGATTAAATTGGTTTTAAATTTGGTCTTAGTCAATTTATACGGATTAGTTGGAGCGGCCATTTCAACAGCCGCTATTTACATAATCCTATTCTTACTTAACGCCGTAGCTATTCGGAAATATACCGGATTCAATTTTTTTCCGAAAAAGACCGGTACCATCGTTGTTGCTTCACTTGTCATGGGGGTAGCTATTTGGCTACCAAGTTTATTATTGGATTTTGAAGAGTTGTCGAGACTGGCAGCTTTATTGTATGTAGGAGCAGCAGTCGCAATTGGCGGACTGATTTACTTTAGTTTGTTGCTAGTAACTGGAGCGATAGATCAAAGCGTATTGCAACGCATTCCTGTCATCAACAAATTCATCACCAAGAAATAG
- a CDS encoding WecB/TagA/CpsF family glycosyltransferase — protein MTLKFVHILGVPFINTTQKDFIATLETHVAQQERAFVVTANPEIVMHSLKDETYKQTLAKATYITADGIGIVKAAAIVGEPLPERVSGYDIMLDLLETANKNHSSVFFLGAAEEVLQATVKKAKQEYPDIKVAGSQNGFFDWNDQQLPQQIKNAAPDYVFVALGFPRQEQWIGANIDQFDKGVFIGIGGSFDVFSGSVKRAPEMWQKMNLEWFYRLVKQPSRWKRMLVLPKFAATVIGRKALRKG, from the coding sequence ATGACTCTAAAATTCGTTCATATATTGGGAGTGCCATTCATTAACACGACCCAAAAAGACTTTATCGCAACACTAGAAACGCATGTCGCGCAGCAAGAAAGAGCATTTGTAGTGACAGCCAACCCTGAAATCGTCATGCATTCGTTAAAAGACGAGACGTACAAACAAACATTAGCGAAAGCTACATACATTACAGCAGACGGTATTGGCATCGTCAAAGCGGCCGCAATTGTTGGTGAACCATTGCCAGAACGTGTGAGTGGTTATGACATTATGCTCGATTTGCTTGAAACGGCAAACAAAAATCATTCGAGCGTATTTTTCCTAGGTGCAGCTGAAGAGGTATTACAAGCGACAGTTAAAAAAGCAAAACAAGAGTATCCAGACATCAAAGTTGCCGGTAGTCAAAATGGCTTTTTTGATTGGAACGATCAACAATTACCGCAACAAATTAAAAACGCAGCACCCGACTATGTGTTTGTAGCACTCGGATTTCCAAGGCAAGAACAATGGATCGGCGCAAATATTGATCAATTTGATAAAGGAGTCTTTATCGGAATTGGTGGAAGTTTTGACGTGTTTTCCGGTTCGGTCAAACGTGCACCTGAAATGTGGCAAAAAATGAACCTTGAATGGTTTTACCGTCTTGTGAAACAACCATCAAGGTGGAAGCGTATGCTCGTTTTACCGAAATTCGCGGCAACTGTGATTGGACGAAAGGCTTTACGTAAGGGATGA
- a CDS encoding S-layer homology domain-containing protein codes for MYKLLMSFLAVLLALSAFTQETAKAADDLTGHAYEAEMRELMKLGVIVGYKDGTIRPNQQVTRAEFAKMVVNSFDLGPAAESASIENAGFTAASTEIAISFKDVSLGAWYYNSVAAAVNAGIIKGYDDNTFRPNELINREQMSTMVARALKAKGVVIDVSETKALDFTDASTIRDDHKDDVRILSHLGIITGNHDKTFKPKDGSTRWMVAVVMLRARAELLPPKTLEFQVSSITEDKTTVLKQFDDFAEAKQYAQKTSKAQVVERSNQILWMKQGIVSTNAFTEIYPTDSLKASASTFRPYVPANTEMKFIDSTATTVKVELAGKVGYVSSKVVRVIPQQMQKGQSYYEVAGSSLVHKIFNHSTGSYASTGVIGKAPKEFVSGMKYYSWDGATFTNASGAKVAENYQYFNMLPLHSATNYTAEDLDKYLMDKFPYYNKMQYEKKWTESPLVGAGKFFKEMEATHKVNALYLMSHAIHESQWGTSKIAQDKNNLFGYGAADGNAYNGAYSYATFRESIEDAAKRISKGYQSPTGSYYNGSILGNKGIGMNVRYASDAFWGEKIAGHMFRTDQYLGNKDVNVHTLGYTTTSPLNFRKDPSTSFASLYTLKTSAVPVVIHTQTTAASGSLWYEVASEDKTYTKAFVHGDYIKMLPVVQ; via the coding sequence ATGTATAAATTATTAATGAGTTTTTTGGCGGTGCTTTTAGCATTATCGGCTTTTACACAAGAAACGGCAAAAGCGGCAGATGACTTAACAGGTCATGCGTATGAAGCAGAAATGAGAGAATTGATGAAGTTAGGGGTTATCGTCGGATACAAAGATGGAACAATTCGCCCCAATCAACAAGTAACGCGTGCAGAGTTCGCTAAAATGGTTGTGAATTCATTTGACCTTGGTCCTGCGGCAGAAAGCGCTTCTATAGAAAACGCTGGATTTACCGCTGCATCAACTGAAATCGCAATAAGTTTTAAAGATGTATCATTAGGAGCTTGGTATTACAATTCAGTTGCAGCGGCTGTAAATGCCGGAATCATTAAAGGGTATGATGATAATACTTTCAGACCCAATGAATTGATCAACCGTGAGCAAATGTCGACGATGGTTGCGCGTGCGTTAAAAGCAAAAGGCGTAGTGATCGATGTTTCAGAAACAAAAGCATTGGATTTTACAGATGCTTCTACTATTAGAGACGATCACAAAGACGATGTTCGTATTCTTTCTCATTTGGGGATTATTACAGGAAATCATGATAAGACGTTTAAACCAAAAGATGGCTCAACTAGATGGATGGTGGCTGTAGTTATGCTAAGAGCAAGAGCTGAACTTCTACCCCCTAAAACTTTAGAGTTTCAAGTTTCTTCAATTACTGAAGACAAGACAACTGTTTTAAAACAATTTGATGATTTTGCAGAAGCAAAACAATATGCACAAAAAACTTCTAAAGCTCAAGTAGTTGAACGTAGTAATCAAATTCTTTGGATGAAGCAAGGAATTGTCTCTACTAACGCATTTACAGAAATTTATCCAACGGACAGCTTGAAAGCAAGCGCGAGCACATTCCGTCCGTATGTACCTGCAAATACCGAAATGAAATTCATCGATTCTACAGCCACAACAGTTAAAGTAGAATTGGCTGGAAAAGTCGGATATGTCAGTTCAAAAGTAGTGCGTGTCATTCCACAACAAATGCAAAAAGGGCAATCGTATTACGAAGTGGCTGGTAGCAGTTTGGTCCACAAAATTTTCAACCACTCGACTGGAAGCTATGCTTCAACAGGCGTTATTGGAAAAGCACCAAAAGAATTTGTCAGCGGCATGAAATACTATAGCTGGGACGGAGCAACATTTACAAACGCTTCAGGCGCGAAAGTAGCTGAAAACTATCAATACTTCAATATGCTGCCACTTCATTCCGCAACTAATTACACGGCGGAAGATCTAGACAAATACTTGATGGACAAATTTCCGTATTACAATAAAATGCAGTACGAAAAAAAATGGACAGAAAGCCCACTTGTTGGTGCTGGGAAGTTCTTTAAAGAAATGGAAGCAACGCATAAAGTTAATGCGCTTTACTTAATGTCTCATGCTATTCATGAAAGTCAGTGGGGAACGAGCAAAATCGCACAAGATAAAAACAATCTTTTTGGTTATGGAGCAGCAGACGGCAATGCATATAACGGAGCGTATTCTTATGCGACATTTAGAGAGTCGATTGAAGATGCTGCTAAACGCATCAGCAAAGGCTACCAGTCACCAACAGGTAGTTATTATAATGGATCGATTCTTGGAAACAAAGGCATCGGCATGAACGTTCGTTATGCATCAGATGCATTCTGGGGAGAGAAAATTGCGGGACATATGTTCCGTACGGATCAGTATCTTGGAAACAAAGATGTAAATGTTCACACCTTAGGTTACACAACAACAAGCCCGTTGAATTTCAGAAAAGATCCAAGTACGTCGTTTGCTTCACTTTATACATTGAAAACTTCAGCAGTTCCAGTCGTAATCCACACACAGACGACAGCAGCTTCAGGTTCTTTATGGTATGAAGTCGCTTCAGAAGACAAAACGTATACAAAGGCTTTTGTTCACGGCGATTACATCAAGATGTTGCCAGTAGTACAGTAA
- a CDS encoding N-acetylmuramoyl-L-alanine amidase, which translates to MKNVLSKIALFLVAVVFVISSLGVQPVSAASNPFKDVSSSDEEILYLWNKGLINGVAKNSFGPSQSVTREQAATLIGRALGLNGKLRKTSFPDVNPSRYSSGYIQSAYEKGIITGNSDGSFRPQDTMTRGEMAYLLSRAFNYSSTGNVFFSDINVDTSKNSLYTAVSKIATAGVSNGTGTGTYSPNKKLIREEFAIFLARALNSKYRVTYKNVTINNLRVTVNSLNIRTGPSTGYYALGKLNSGDAFQVYGYKGSWAYGKSGSYTGYVHSDYLAKAVPAAASSRYITLDPGHGGHDGGAAANGLLEKDINLDVAKRVESKLKAKGIKVYMTRTTDVFHSLGARVDKGVASGSDTFLSIHTNSAGAHGASGSETYYSASVGSDSKELATFVQNRLYKAMNHPNRGVKNYGFQVIRTNPLPAALVELGFITNKYDSAKLASGTYKDRAATAIAAGIEDYYNWKAKN; encoded by the coding sequence ATGAAAAATGTATTATCAAAAATTGCCCTGTTTCTAGTTGCTGTTGTTTTTGTGATCTCCAGTTTAGGTGTTCAACCTGTTTCTGCTGCAAGTAATCCTTTTAAGGATGTTTCATCGTCAGACGAAGAAATTTTATATTTATGGAATAAAGGTTTGATTAATGGTGTTGCTAAAAATTCATTCGGACCATCTCAGTCAGTAACGCGTGAGCAAGCTGCTACTTTGATTGGTCGTGCATTAGGCTTAAACGGCAAATTGCGTAAAACATCGTTTCCGGATGTTAACCCAAGCCGCTACAGCTCAGGTTATATTCAATCAGCTTACGAAAAAGGCATCATTACAGGAAACTCCGATGGTTCATTCCGTCCGCAAGACACAATGACTCGTGGCGAAATGGCCTACTTATTAAGTCGTGCATTTAACTACTCAAGCACAGGAAACGTATTCTTTTCAGACATAAATGTAGATACGAGTAAAAACAGTCTTTATACTGCAGTTAGTAAAATCGCGACTGCCGGTGTTTCAAACGGTACTGGTACTGGTACATACTCACCGAACAAAAAACTGATTCGTGAAGAATTCGCTATTTTCTTAGCTCGCGCATTAAATTCAAAATATCGAGTGACCTATAAGAATGTCACTATCAATAATCTACGTGTCACAGTAAATAGCTTGAACATCCGTACAGGTCCAAGCACAGGTTACTACGCTCTTGGTAAATTAAACTCAGGCGATGCGTTCCAAGTTTATGGCTATAAAGGATCGTGGGCATACGGTAAAAGCGGCAGCTATACTGGCTATGTGCATTCTGATTATTTAGCAAAAGCTGTACCGGCAGCTGCTAGTAGTCGCTATATTACACTTGACCCTGGTCATGGCGGTCATGACGGTGGTGCAGCAGCAAATGGACTACTCGAAAAAGACATTAACCTTGACGTTGCAAAACGTGTCGAATCGAAGTTAAAAGCTAAAGGCATTAAAGTTTATATGACAAGAACAACCGATGTATTTCATTCACTAGGTGCTCGTGTTGATAAAGGTGTTGCTAGTGGATCAGATACATTCCTAAGTATTCACACGAATTCAGCAGGCGCTCATGGCGCAAGCGGTTCTGAAACTTACTATTCCGCTTCAGTAGGAAGTGATAGCAAGGAATTAGCCACTTTTGTTCAAAATAGACTTTACAAAGCTATGAACCATCCAAACCGCGGCGTTAAAAACTATGGTTTCCAAGTTATTCGTACGAACCCACTTCCAGCTGCTTTAGTGGAATTAGGATTTATTACGAACAAGTATGATTCTGCGAAATTAGCATCTGGTACTTACAAAGATCGTGCAGCTACAGCGATTGCTGCAGGAATCGAAGATTATTACAACTGGAAAGCAAAAAATTAA
- a CDS encoding S8 family peptidase, translating to MKKLSVLAISALLISGWASSNASAEANDASDRVIISFKERIDYDLLEEMGAEIHEEFDAISAVSVTLPNDQLVQTASNDSSIKYVEENSIVTAAGQTTTWGYRAIKANTASSLGYTGKGIKIAIIDSGINSKHPDLKVVGGVSKVANSSAFTDGNGHGTHVAGVIGAQNNSVGTVGVAPDSLIYSVKVLSANGVGTLDGVVAGIQWAIDQKVDIINMSLTTINDDQALRDITKKAYEAGIVVIAASGNEREKGLYKDVLYPARFSSVIAVGSVSKLNKLSYFSNYGASQELVAPGEGILSSFTDSKTTSNADYAVSEGTSVASPFVAGTFAQYMEAYPHLSNTQLRETVKRAALDLGVKGRDNTYGNGLVQSLQTKAALFPDLKNDVWYTLPIKKNFDRGIITGFPDGTYRPEATITRAEAVTMLGRALKLNKTNTNHHFSDVPKDSFAAGYINSAYELGYIKGVNAREFRPNDPIKRGDMAIIMQAAFKLAGTQQAGFKDVPTSMYYYDAIQAAYASNVVKGYADNTFRPKKPITRAESAEIMNNALK from the coding sequence TTGAAAAAATTATCAGTTTTAGCAATCTCTGCGCTCCTTATCAGTGGATGGGCCAGTAGCAATGCCTCCGCTGAAGCCAATGATGCTTCAGATCGCGTGATCATTTCATTTAAAGAACGCATCGACTATGACTTGCTCGAAGAAATGGGCGCTGAAATTCACGAGGAATTTGATGCCATTTCTGCAGTTTCTGTCACCTTGCCTAATGATCAATTGGTTCAAACCGCTAGCAACGATTCCTCTATTAAATACGTAGAGGAGAATTCAATCGTTACCGCAGCTGGTCAAACGACTACTTGGGGCTATCGGGCGATTAAAGCGAATACCGCATCGAGTCTCGGTTACACGGGTAAAGGAATAAAAATTGCTATAATCGATTCAGGAATTAATTCTAAGCATCCAGACTTGAAAGTGGTAGGTGGCGTTTCCAAAGTTGCGAATTCAAGTGCTTTTACAGATGGTAACGGACATGGTACTCATGTGGCTGGTGTTATCGGTGCACAAAACAATTCAGTTGGTACCGTTGGCGTTGCTCCAGATTCATTAATTTACTCAGTTAAAGTTTTGTCAGCTAATGGCGTTGGCACGTTGGACGGTGTTGTTGCCGGCATTCAATGGGCGATAGATCAAAAAGTCGACATCATCAACATGAGCTTGACGACAATTAACGATGACCAGGCTTTACGAGATATTACGAAAAAAGCGTACGAAGCTGGCATTGTTGTGATTGCCGCATCTGGAAACGAACGAGAAAAAGGTCTTTATAAAGATGTTCTCTATCCAGCACGTTTTTCTTCTGTTATTGCTGTTGGATCTGTTTCTAAACTTAATAAGCTTTCTTATTTCTCAAATTATGGGGCATCACAAGAACTGGTAGCACCTGGAGAAGGCATTTTAAGTAGTTTTACTGATTCCAAAACAACATCAAATGCCGATTATGCGGTTTCTGAAGGAACATCTGTTGCGTCTCCTTTTGTTGCTGGTACGTTTGCGCAATATATGGAAGCCTATCCGCATCTATCTAACACGCAATTACGTGAAACTGTTAAACGAGCAGCACTTGATCTTGGTGTTAAAGGACGCGACAACACGTACGGAAACGGACTGGTTCAATCGCTGCAAACCAAAGCCGCATTGTTCCCCGATTTGAAAAATGATGTATGGTACACACTGCCAATCAAAAAGAACTTTGATCGTGGCATTATCACTGGCTTCCCTGACGGAACATACCGTCCCGAAGCGACCATTACACGCGCTGAAGCCGTTACCATGCTTGGCCGTGCACTAAAGTTGAATAAAACCAATACCAATCACCATTTTAGCGACGTACCAAAAGATTCGTTTGCAGCTGGCTATATAAACAGCGCGTATGAATTGGGTTATATCAAAGGGGTCAATGCACGCGAATTCCGACCAAACGATCCAATCAAACGTGGCGATATGGCAATTATCATGCAAGCTGCATTTAAGCTTGCTGGTACTCAACAAGCTGGCTTTAAAGATGTTCCAACATCTATGTATTATTACGACGCGATCCAGGCTGCCTATGCAAGTAACGTCGTCAAAGGCTACGCAGACAACACATTCCGACCGAAAAAACCAATCACACGCGCAGAAAGCGCTGAAATTATGAACAATGCATTGAAATAA